The Campylobacter hyointestinalis subsp. hyointestinalis nucleotide sequence AAGCGTTGTGATAAATGTTGCGGATTTAAATTTGATGAGCGAGATCGCGAACCTAGTCTCAGATATAGACGGTTGTGAAGTTGTTGCACAAAATGAAAATAAGATAGTGGCCCTCATCGAATCGCAAAGCTTTGATGATGAGATAAAATCATATAAAAGCATAGAAAGACTTCCTGGCATAGCCACGGTATCTATGATATATAGCTATCAAAACCTAGATGAAGATATAGAAAAATCAAACAATAACAATATAGGTGATATACTCAGAAAGATAGACGAATCAAGCATAGATGATATAGAGTATCACGGAAATCCTACTGTTTAGTTAGGCCTTGCCTATAGAGCATCCAAATTTTAGCTTATCTCCTGCTTTTATATCGTAGGAGATCACGCCTTTTTTACTTATTATTACTATGGTTGAGCCAAGTTCGAAATTTCCTATATGCTCTCCCTTTTTTAAATTTAGATTATCGTATGTATAAAATGCTCGCTTACCATTTGCATTTGTATTGATACGAGGTTCAAAGTCAAATTTCATTTTACCGACGTTTAGAGCTCCTACAAAAACTATCCATATAAAACACCCATTATCAAGCTTAGCTTTTATCACGACTCTTTCATTTTTAGAGTAAAGATTATCTACTTTTTGTAGCCATTTTGGAGCTACACTAAAAAGCTTACCAGGAATATATAGTAAATTTAATATTTGCAAGTTTTGTGGTGCGTGATAATGATGATAATCTTTAGGTGATAAATATATATTTAGATAATCAAACTCACCTTGCAACTCTTCTTTACAAAAGCTTTGTTCTAAAAGTTCGTCTATCTTGTACGAGAAGTTTTTTATGCTATAAGCGGTATTTAAGTTGCCGGTTTTACATTCTAAGCAAACGCCATCACTAGGAGAGATAAATCCATCTTCTAGCTCTCTTTGTTTTTTTAACGTTCTGGTAAATAGGGCGTTTAAGCTATCAAATTTATCCACGCTGTCAAATTCGCTCATATCTATTTTAAATTTTTTAACATACCATTTATTTATCAAATTTTGCACTGGTTTTGGAAATTTATGATGCGCTATGAGACCAAAGTAGTTTGAAAATTTATTATAATCCATATTTTAGCCTTCCTTATTTAAGCTTAGATATACTATTTCGCTTTTACTTAGTATCCTCATAGGAGGACCCCAGAAACCAACCCCACTACTTACTAGAAGTTGCATTTTTTTACTGAGTTTATATAGCCCATATACGTATTTTTGATCTAGCCAAACAAGAAGTGAAAATGGAAAGATCTGTCCTGCGTGAGTATGCCCACATACTGCAAGATCCACTTCGCCATTTAAATACGATAAGGATTTTGGTTGATGAGTTAGCAGCACAGTGGGTAATGCTCTGTCTAAATTCGCTAATGCTTTAGAAAAATCCGGTTTATGTGTATTCATTTTTAAACCGGCTATATCATAGACTCCGGCTAAATTTATTCCACCGAAACTTACGCTTTCATTTTCTAAAACCTTTAAATTTAGGCTTTTAAATTTAACCAAAAGTTCTTTTATCCCGTGATAATACTCGTGATTTCCTACTACTAAAAACGTACCGAATTTGGATCTTAAGTCGTTTAGTGGATCTAGTATATCTCCAAGTTTATCGGCGCTAAGATCGACTATATCGCCTACTAAAAATACAGCATCTACGTTTAAACTATTTACTTGATCCACAAGCCCTTGTAAAAAATCTTTTCGTAAAAACTCTCCTATGTGTATATCGCTTAGGATTGCTATATTTAGTGATTGTTTTAAGTTTTCAAGCGTTACTTTTCTAAATGTAATCACGGTATTGTAGCTGGCATTATAAACGCCTTTAAATAGATATGAAAAAAATCCTATGAGTACAGTTATATCTAGTAAAAACTTTAGCGCCTTTCTTCTACTTTTATTGAATTTAGAAGTTCCAAAAAGCAGTCCATCATAAAGAATAAGTACGCAAAATAGCATAAAACTGATACCGATAGAAAATATAGATATTTTATAGATTATTCCGTGTAGTTCGCCATTTTTTAGGCTTATGAAAAATAATAACTCAAATATAAATAATAAAATAAAAATTACGGCTAATGATTTTTTAAATTTCATAAGAACATAATTTTTGCTTAGCGATCTGTAAGAATAAAAATTTATAAATATAAACAGTAAGCTAGCCGTGATAGCAAAATAACTCAATAATTTCCCTTTTTTTGTAATATAAAAATTATATATGTTACACAAAAACACGCAAGAGCCGGTATTATCCAGCCAAGTCCAATATCATAAAATGGAATAAATCTAAATAAATTTGATAAAGATTCTATATTTGCTCCTGTATTTTCTAGTGAATATACTATGCTTACCATAAGTGTGACATACACGCATACTCTATAAATGAGTTTTGATGATTCGATATAGTTGTTCATAAGAGCCAAAATGATAAGCA carries:
- a CDS encoding chaperone NapD translates to MNISSVVINVADLNLMSEIANLVSDIDGCEVVAQNENKIVALIESQSFDDEIKSYKSIERLPGIATVSMIYSYQNLDEDIEKSNNNNIGDILRKIDESSIDDIEYHGNPTV
- a CDS encoding phosphatidylserine decarboxylase — protein: MDYNKFSNYFGLIAHHKFPKPVQNLINKWYVKKFKIDMSEFDSVDKFDSLNALFTRTLKKQRELEDGFISPSDGVCLECKTGNLNTAYSIKNFSYKIDELLEQSFCKEELQGEFDYLNIYLSPKDYHHYHAPQNLQILNLLYIPGKLFSVAPKWLQKVDNLYSKNERVVIKAKLDNGCFIWIVFVGALNVGKMKFDFEPRINTNANGKRAFYTYDNLNLKKGEHIGNFELGSTIVIISKKGVISYDIKAGDKLKFGCSIGKA
- a CDS encoding metallophosphoesterase translates to MSYFAITASLLFIFINFYSYRSLSKNYVLMKFKKSLAVIFILLFIFELLFFISLKNGELHGIIYKISIFSIGISFMLFCVLILYDGLLFGTSKFNKSRRKALKFLLDITVLIGFFSYLFKGVYNASYNTVITFRKVTLENLKQSLNIAILSDIHIGEFLRKDFLQGLVDQVNSLNVDAVFLVGDIVDLSADKLGDILDPLNDLRSKFGTFLVVGNHEYYHGIKELLVKFKSLNLKVLENESVSFGGINLAGVYDIAGLKMNTHKPDFSKALANLDRALPTVLLTHQPKSLSYLNGEVDLAVCGHTHAGQIFPFSLLVWLDQKYVYGLYKLSKKMQLLVSSGVGFWGPPMRILSKSEIVYLSLNKEG